A stretch of Phycisphaerae bacterium DNA encodes these proteins:
- a CDS encoding UDP-N-acetylglucosamine--N-acetylmuramyl-(pentapeptide) pyrophosphoryl-undecaprenol N-acetylglucosamine transferase yields MTRVLLAGGGTGGHLYPGLAVAAAMRRMAPEVQVYFAATTRPIDHQVLADHEWLNVVTQSVAPFSSQPMGAARFVKHLVRSYRHIGRLIREQRIEAVLGLGGFGSSAAMAAARRLGVRRAILNPDAVPGKANQLFGRWSDEVFAQWEVTRGYFRRPVRVVGCPIRPEIKALAARGRRSLYEDGLRAFGLEKGLLTVVVWGGSTGARSINRSVAKVLTEAGGLPENVQIVHMTGQADYPEMREFYRGNVRQRHSVVVYIERPELALAVADVVVGRSGAVALAEIAALGVPSILMPYPYHKDQHQRANALVLAEAGGAILIDDNGQAGQATAEALGAAMRSVLTDDRRREAMSEAMTGIAKLDADEEVARWMLGGNDSAG; encoded by the coding sequence ATGACGCGAGTGTTGTTGGCCGGCGGCGGGACCGGCGGGCATTTGTATCCGGGATTGGCGGTGGCGGCGGCGATGCGCCGGATGGCGCCGGAGGTGCAGGTGTACTTCGCCGCGACGACGCGGCCGATCGACCACCAGGTGCTCGCCGATCATGAGTGGCTGAACGTGGTGACGCAGTCGGTGGCGCCGTTTTCGTCGCAGCCGATGGGCGCGGCGCGGTTCGTCAAGCATCTGGTGCGGAGCTATCGTCACATCGGACGGCTGATCCGGGAGCAGAGGATCGAGGCGGTGTTGGGATTGGGCGGGTTCGGTTCGTCGGCGGCGATGGCGGCGGCGCGTCGCCTTGGCGTGCGCCGGGCGATTTTGAATCCGGATGCGGTGCCGGGCAAGGCGAACCAGCTTTTTGGGCGATGGTCGGACGAGGTATTCGCCCAGTGGGAGGTGACGCGCGGGTATTTTCGTCGGCCGGTGCGGGTGGTCGGCTGCCCGATCCGTCCGGAGATCAAGGCGCTGGCGGCGCGCGGGCGGCGGTCGCTGTATGAGGACGGGCTGCGGGCGTTCGGGCTGGAAAAGGGGTTGTTGACGGTGGTGGTCTGGGGCGGATCGACCGGAGCGAGGAGCATCAACCGGTCGGTGGCGAAGGTGCTGACCGAAGCCGGAGGGCTGCCGGAGAACGTGCAGATCGTCCACATGACGGGGCAGGCGGACTATCCGGAGATGCGGGAGTTCTATCGCGGTAACGTGCGTCAGCGGCACAGCGTGGTGGTGTACATCGAGCGGCCGGAGTTGGCGCTGGCGGTGGCGGACGTGGTGGTCGGGCGCTCGGGAGCGGTGGCGCTGGCGGAGATCGCGGCGCTGGGCGTACCGTCGATCCTGATGCCGTATCCGTATCACAAGGATCAGCATCAACGGGCCAACGCGCTGGTGCTGGCGGAGGCCGGCGGTGCGATTCTGATCGACGATAACGGGCAGGCGGGCCAAGCGACGGCGGAGGCGCTGGGGGCGGCGATGCGGTCGGTGCTGACCGATGACCGGCGGCGCGAGGCGATGTCGGAGGCGATGACGGGCATAGCGAAGCTCGATGCGGATGAGGAGGTG